The sequence GGTCAGGGTCACCAGCACCGCCGTATCGTCCCGGTTCGTGGCGACGATGATCGACGAGGCGTGCTCCACACCGGCCAATCGCAGCACATCGGACTTCGTGGCCGACCCCTGGACCGTCACCAGGCCCTGCCCGGCCGCGATGTCGAGCGCCACGGCATCGGTGTCGACCACGACGATGTCGGACGGCACCAGCCCATCACCGAGCATCGCTGCGACCGCACTACGCCCCTTGGTCCCGTACCCGACGACGACGACATGGTTGCGGGCACGGCGTCGCCATCGCTGAATCTTGAAACTCTGGCGGGAATTCTCCGTCAGCGCCGCGAGCGTGGTACCGACCAGAACGACGAGGAAGAAGATCCGCAACGGCGTGATGATCAACGTATTGACCAGCCGGGCCTGCTCGGTGATCGGGGTGATGTCCCCGTATCCGGTGGTCGAGAGTGAGACGGTCGCGTAGTAGATGCAGTCGAGCAGCGAGAGCCCGTCTTCCTGGGAGTCGGCATACCCGTCGCGGTCGAGGTAGACCACCAAAACAACCAGAGCCAATGCGGTCAGCGCGTAGCCGATTCTGCGGGCGATGGCCCGGCCGGGACTGTTCTGTATCTGGGGTACCCGCAGGATCCCTACCAGCGCGAAGTCGGGGCGTTCGGTGAGCACATCGGACCGGCTGAACCGTGCACGCCAACTACCGGGCATCGTGTCGATCACCTCAGTTCTCATCTCCCGCGCCGCGCAGCTTACGCGCCGCCCGCGCACCGTTCCCCGCACGGGCGGTTCGGGTACTTCCTGATCGCCATTCCCCCGGGTGGGAGATGGCCAAGACCCCTAGAATAGGACGAAACAGACAGCCAATCTGCGGTGTAGGAGCCGTTCACGCCGATCGGGCCGCTCACCGTGCGCGTGCGGGCCGCGGGAGGTGGGCCAATTGCAACGGGCCGAGCAGGTGCGACCGTTGTCACGCCGTGCGATGGTCTGGACGGCGGTGTTGGCGGTCTTCGCCGCGGTGCTGGTCTTCGGGCCACGGTTGATCGCCGTGTACACGGAGTGGTTGTGGTTCGGCGAGGCCGGTTACCGTGAGGTGTGGGGCAGGGTCCTCATTACCCGTCTCCTCTCGTTTGCAGTGGTCACCGCCCTGGTGGGGGGACTGATCTTTCTCGTGCTGTTGTGGGCGTACCGGGCGCGGCCGTTGTTCGCGGCGGCAGTGTCGAAGAAGGACCCGATCGAGGAATACCGAACCGTGGTGATGAGCCGGCCGCGACTGTTCGGTATCGGCATCCCGTTGCTGTTCGCGCTCCCATTCGGTCTGAGCGCCCAATCGCGGTGGGAGACCGTGCAGCTGTTTCTGAATGGGGGCAGCTTCGGCACGGTG comes from Rhodococcus oxybenzonivorans and encodes:
- a CDS encoding potassium channel family protein; protein product: MPGSWRARFSRSDVLTERPDFALVGILRVPQIQNSPGRAIARRIGYALTALALVVLVVYLDRDGYADSQEDGLSLLDCIYYATVSLSTTGYGDITPITEQARLVNTLIITPLRIFFLVVLVGTTLAALTENSRQSFKIQRWRRRARNHVVVVGYGTKGRSAVAAMLGDGLVPSDIVVVDTDAVALDIAAGQGLVTVQGSATKSDVLRLAGVEHASSIIVATNRDDTAVLVTLTAREIAPNAKIVAAVRESENVHVLRQSGADSVVVSSETAGRLLGAATTTPTVVEMIEDLLTPESGLAIAERTVERDEIGGSPRYLPDIVLGVVRDGRLLRAGTAEVDVVEAGDKLLYIRRVMDRADHSA